In Flavobacterium sp. WV_118_3, one DNA window encodes the following:
- a CDS encoding DUF308 domain-containing protein codes for MNNKLIFLVLGLLFIGVGIKVFCTPLTSYAVLATLFSITFLVNGLLELGYYITQKEKVYGFGWGVSAGILDLVLGICLLANPELSEIVLPYFIGFMLLFRSSTIFALGFELLSLKRHNWGWYMLFGAFGFLFSLFLILNPLFAAITIITWTSLSFITIGISKILYIMLYPQNIQPIL; via the coding sequence ATGAATAACAAGCTTATTTTTCTGGTACTCGGTTTACTTTTTATCGGAGTTGGAATAAAAGTGTTTTGCACACCGTTAACTTCATATGCCGTACTGGCCACCTTATTTAGTATTACTTTCCTTGTAAATGGTCTTTTGGAACTGGGTTATTATATCACCCAAAAAGAAAAAGTATATGGCTTTGGATGGGGCGTTTCGGCCGGTATACTCGATCTGGTATTAGGAATATGCCTGTTGGCCAATCCGGAACTCTCCGAAATCGTACTTCCCTATTTTATCGGGTTTATGCTTTTATTTCGTTCGTCAACCATATTCGCTTTAGGTTTCGAGCTCCTTTCGCTAAAACGACACAATTGGGGCTGGTATATGCTGTTCGGTGCTTTCGGTTTTTTGTTCTCTCTTTTCCTGATCCTGAATCCACTTTTTGCAGCGATTACCATAATTACCTGGACTTCACTCAGTTTTATTACGATCGGGATTTCTAAAATTCTATATATCATGCTTTATCCGCAAAACATACAGCCTATTCTATAA
- a CDS encoding outer membrane beta-barrel family protein produces the protein MRQFYLLLLVVWSQCAVYAQETATTLTGKIVSETVPMEFVNIVLLDWETKKIVTGAVTDADGAFSFAIAPGTYAVKASFLGYQNYESDAIKVGSDTMQTIPLINLKQDGKLLNEVVVEATTKKPLIQLQSDKIVMNVENSVLSEGNTALELLEKAPGVMVDNDGNISLRGKQGVTIMINDKKTYLSQQQLTNLLKGTSSSSISAVEVITNPSAKYDAAGNAGVINIKLKKNARNGFNGSVNANYGRGRKNRFGSGLNLNYKTGKYNFYGSYDQYYRGESETFTFDRNFYTDATGQTLDKFSNQYSVTDEPLKTNNFKAGLEYDLSENTFVGFKVSGDIGSYTNNSMSENKVRSADTSLLSDALTNNHNHSKWNSMSYNGSFLHKFDSDKQEISADVDYTHSRFRDNALLATQFNPTPVQQAYESTRRGMTPSSTSIFVAKADYVYRVKEKLSFEAGWKSSFVKSDNDVRYDTISGGNWTIDQGTTNHFIYKEQIHAGYINYKQNFGFIDVQAGLRAEHTIAEGNQVTMQSTVKRNYTQLFPSLFLKKNLGEAHTVQLSYSRRIDRPDYYDLNPFRFFRDPFIFYEGNPYLQPELTHSIEWGYSFRSKHMINFFYSTTSDVIVDAITQIDNTNTTILRSENLSTRKNYGLSLTSSIKLTRWWDSSNFLNLYRNEFSGEQNETDVATGIWSYTINSQNSLKLTKGLSSEFSFQYNSRSIYSTFERKDFFVVSAGIQKKLFSDKATVKLAVNDIFKSRRFYRNMQFNNINMKENINLDSRILNVSFTYNFGDQSQSARKINIEDDETKKRMKN, from the coding sequence GTGAGACAATTTTACCTATTACTACTGGTCGTATGGAGCCAGTGTGCCGTATACGCCCAGGAAACTGCAACAACCCTAACCGGAAAGATCGTTAGCGAAACCGTACCGATGGAATTTGTAAACATCGTGTTACTCGATTGGGAAACCAAAAAAATAGTAACCGGAGCCGTAACCGATGCGGACGGAGCTTTTTCATTTGCGATCGCACCGGGAACCTATGCGGTTAAAGCCAGCTTTTTAGGATACCAAAACTACGAATCGGATGCTATAAAAGTGGGTAGTGATACCATGCAGACTATACCTTTGATCAATCTAAAACAGGACGGCAAGTTGCTCAACGAAGTCGTGGTGGAAGCCACAACCAAAAAACCGTTAATTCAGTTGCAATCGGATAAAATCGTGATGAATGTTGAAAACAGTGTACTATCGGAAGGGAACACCGCATTGGAATTATTAGAAAAAGCACCCGGCGTTATGGTCGACAATGATGGCAATATAAGCCTGAGAGGAAAACAGGGTGTTACAATTATGATCAACGATAAAAAGACCTACTTGTCACAACAACAACTCACCAACCTGCTAAAAGGAACATCCTCCTCGTCGATCAGCGCGGTAGAAGTCATCACCAACCCTTCGGCCAAATACGATGCCGCAGGAAATGCCGGAGTGATCAATATTAAACTTAAAAAAAATGCCCGCAACGGATTCAACGGATCGGTTAATGCCAACTATGGACGCGGTCGTAAAAACCGTTTCGGAAGCGGATTGAATCTGAATTATAAAACCGGGAAATACAATTTTTATGGAAGTTATGATCAATACTATCGTGGCGAAAGTGAAACCTTTACGTTCGACCGGAATTTTTATACCGATGCCACGGGACAAACCCTTGACAAATTTTCGAACCAATATAGCGTGACGGACGAACCGTTAAAAACCAACAATTTTAAAGCCGGACTGGAATACGATCTTTCCGAAAACACATTTGTGGGCTTTAAAGTGAGCGGCGATATCGGTAGTTATACCAACAACAGCATGTCGGAAAACAAAGTCCGTTCGGCCGATACGAGTCTTTTATCGGACGCTTTGACCAATAATCACAACCATTCCAAATGGAATAGTATGAGCTATAATGGAAGTTTTTTACACAAATTTGACAGTGACAAACAGGAAATCAGCGCCGATGTCGATTATACCCATTCCCGTTTTCGGGACAATGCACTATTGGCGACACAATTTAATCCGACACCGGTGCAACAAGCCTACGAATCGACCCGCCGCGGAATGACGCCGTCCAGCACCTCGATTTTTGTAGCAAAAGCCGATTATGTATATCGGGTCAAAGAAAAATTGTCGTTTGAAGCCGGTTGGAAAAGCAGCTTTGTAAAATCGGATAACGATGTCCGTTACGATACGATTTCCGGTGGTAACTGGACGATTGATCAAGGAACGACCAACCATTTTATTTATAAAGAACAGATCCATGCCGGTTATATCAACTACAAACAAAACTTTGGATTTATCGATGTTCAGGCCGGATTACGCGCCGAACATACCATCGCAGAAGGCAATCAGGTTACGATGCAATCTACGGTAAAAAGAAACTACACGCAGTTGTTCCCAAGTTTGTTTCTAAAAAAGAACCTCGGCGAGGCGCATACCGTGCAACTATCATATAGCAGACGAATCGACCGACCGGATTATTACGATCTGAACCCGTTCCGTTTTTTTAGAGACCCGTTTATTTTTTATGAAGGAAATCCGTATTTACAACCGGAACTAACGCATTCGATAGAATGGGGCTATTCGTTTCGAAGTAAGCATATGATCAACTTTTTTTACAGTACAACCAGTGACGTTATTGTCGATGCGATCACGCAGATTGACAATACCAATACCACGATATTGCGTTCTGAGAACCTGAGTACACGGAAAAATTACGGGCTAAGTCTTACGTCTTCTATAAAACTAACCCGTTGGTGGGATTCGAGCAATTTTCTAAATCTATACCGAAATGAATTTAGCGGTGAACAAAACGAAACCGATGTTGCGACCGGAATTTGGAGTTATACGATTAATTCGCAAAACAGTTTAAAACTTACAAAAGGATTGTCTTCGGAATTTAGTTTCCAGTACAACTCCCGATCGATATACAGCACGTTCGAACGTAAGGACTTCTTTGTCGTTTCGGCAGGGATTCAGAAAAAACTGTTTTCGGATAAAGCAACGGTAAAACTGGCGGTCAATGATATTTTTAAAAGTCGACGCTTTTATCGAAACATGCAGTTTAACAACATCAACATGAAAGAAAACATCAACCTCGACAGTCGTATTTTGAACGTTTCTTTTACCTATAATTTTGGTGATCAAAGCCAGTCGGCCCGGAAAATAAACATCGAGGACGACGAAACCAAAAAACGAATGAAAAATTAA
- a CDS encoding VOC family protein — translation MIFKAIKQQQQMVIKLSVSNMPVSEKFYTEKLGFKVQSDYTINNGGTFEKDSYVQLLHDAMDTIAIGLFKDIDKPLEPEETGTAPTFMVSDIVKTREHLIAEGIEVSEIVENTSDKGYIDHFAFFSDPDNNTLAIRQNMN, via the coding sequence ATGATTTTTAAAGCAATAAAGCAACAACAACAAATGGTGATCAAACTATCTGTGAGCAATATGCCGGTTTCCGAAAAATTCTATACCGAAAAGTTAGGATTTAAAGTACAGTCGGATTACACGATCAACAATGGCGGGACTTTTGAAAAGGACTCCTATGTACAACTGTTACACGATGCTATGGACACCATAGCTATCGGCTTGTTTAAAGATATTGACAAACCGTTAGAGCCCGAAGAAACCGGAACCGCGCCCACTTTTATGGTGAGTGATATTGTAAAAACAAGAGAACATTTAATCGCGGAAGGTATAGAAGTAAGCGAAATTGTTGAAAACACATCTGACAAAGGGTATATTGATCATTTCGCATTTTTTTCCGATCCGGATAATAATACCCTGGCCATTCGTCAGAATATGAATTAA
- a CDS encoding nucleotide pyrophosphatase/phosphodiesterase family protein, producing MQQTAVINIVGLTSGLLDNETLFLSRWIKKKAAKSLIEPVFPALTCSVQATYLTGKWPSEHGIVGNGWYFREEAEVKLWRQSNKLVQAPKIWDMAKAIDPEFTCANMFWWYNMYSDADFSVTPRPQYWADGQKKPDCYSQPAGLRDRLQQTLGTFPLFDFWGPKTSVKSSKWIADASKLVHEWHDPTLMLIYLPHLDYCCQKFKQGAPEITKDLKEIDAICEDLILFFEAKGVNPIIVSEYGITNVSNPIAINRTLRDNGHIAIREERGLELLDAGQSSAFALADHQIAHVYIKNPSQIAAVKALLETIPGIERVLDEKGKKEYHINHERAGELVCIADKDSWFTYYYWEDDRRAPDFARTVDIHKKPGYDPAEMFFDRKKKMLFPRIVIKLLRKKLGFRTVMDLISLDSGLVKGSHGRIDTDDVDKPVFISTSAIKEKISAIDVCPLVLNAIFGEDARKIQQTDRITEKELTD from the coding sequence ATGCAGCAAACAGCAGTCATAAACATAGTAGGGCTTACGTCCGGTTTACTCGATAACGAAACACTTTTCCTAAGCCGATGGATAAAGAAAAAAGCAGCTAAAAGCCTTATAGAACCCGTTTTTCCGGCGTTAACCTGTTCGGTACAAGCAACCTATTTAACCGGGAAATGGCCTTCGGAACACGGTATAGTAGGGAACGGATGGTATTTTCGGGAGGAAGCCGAAGTCAAATTATGGCGGCAATCCAATAAACTGGTTCAGGCACCCAAAATCTGGGATATGGCCAAAGCGATCGATCCGGAATTTACCTGCGCCAATATGTTTTGGTGGTACAATATGTATTCCGATGCCGATTTTTCGGTGACGCCACGGCCGCAATATTGGGCAGACGGACAGAAAAAACCGGATTGCTACAGTCAGCCGGCAGGCCTTCGCGATCGGTTACAACAAACCTTGGGCACTTTTCCGCTTTTTGATTTCTGGGGACCGAAAACATCTGTAAAGTCCAGTAAATGGATCGCCGATGCTTCCAAATTGGTACACGAATGGCATGATCCGACGCTAATGTTGATTTATCTTCCGCATTTGGATTATTGTTGTCAGAAATTCAAACAAGGAGCGCCAGAAATCACCAAAGATCTAAAAGAAATTGATGCCATTTGTGAAGACCTGATCTTGTTTTTTGAAGCTAAGGGAGTGAACCCGATTATTGTATCGGAATATGGGATTACCAATGTCAGTAATCCGATTGCGATCAATAGGACACTACGCGATAACGGACATATTGCAATCCGGGAAGAAAGAGGACTCGAACTGTTGGACGCCGGACAATCATCGGCATTTGCTTTGGCCGATCATCAGATTGCCCATGTTTATATCAAAAATCCTTCGCAGATTGCCGCAGTAAAAGCCTTATTGGAAACCATTCCGGGAATAGAACGGGTATTGGATGAAAAAGGTAAAAAAGAATACCATATCAACCATGAAAGAGCTGGAGAGCTGGTTTGTATCGCCGATAAAGACAGTTGGTTTACCTATTATTACTGGGAAGACGATCGTCGCGCGCCGGATTTTGCCCGAACGGTCGACATTCATAAAAAACCGGGTTACGATCCGGCGGAAATGTTTTTTGATCGGAAAAAGAAAATGCTCTTTCCGCGAATAGTGATAAAATTACTTCGCAAAAAACTTGGATTCCGAACCGTAATGGACTTGATTTCTCTGGATTCCGGATTGGTAAAAGGTTCGCATGGACGAATTGACACAGATGATGTGGACAAACCGGTTTTTATCAGTACATCCGCCATTAAGGAAAAGATAAGCGCTATAGACGTTTGTCCGCTTGTACTGAATGCGATCTTTGGGGAAGATGCCCGGAAAATACAACAAACCGACCGGATTACAGAAAAAGAACTAACCGATTAA
- the eboE gene encoding metabolite traffic protein EboE, with translation MKIRNNAHLSYCTNIHSGETWEEVFTNLKRYTRDVKSKMAEGKPFGIGLRLSNESALALQQEENLTVFQHWLTENDVYVFTINGFPYGNFHNEEVKDRVHSPDWLSQERVDYTRLLFDLLAQLVPKEIDGGISTSPLSYKYWFANEAEREDAKRKSCLHMIDIVTHLIGLKQTTGKKMHLDIEPEPDGLLENTDDVIDFFQNYLLKEGANELVKKIKCSGAEARNYIREHIQLCYDVCHFAVAFEKPEDVIRIMELNRIKIGKIQISAALKCTIASASDKEALSGRLQQFDEPIYLHQAVIRTKSGALLKFPDLKQGITNMMECDSEELRTHFHVPIFLSDYQGLLSTQEDIIKALQLWSKKPYSTHLEVETYTWDVLPSQLQMHLTDAIHRELSWVQMQLEKEHSTVTKAVKNAANSSHKHSRAYVRFTR, from the coding sequence ATGAAAATCAGGAACAACGCCCATTTAAGTTATTGTACGAACATTCATTCCGGGGAAACCTGGGAGGAAGTGTTTACAAATTTAAAACGCTACACACGCGATGTAAAGTCGAAAATGGCCGAAGGGAAACCTTTTGGAATCGGATTGCGATTATCCAATGAAAGCGCGTTGGCATTACAACAGGAAGAAAATCTGACCGTATTCCAGCACTGGCTAACGGAAAACGATGTTTACGTATTTACAATTAACGGTTTTCCGTATGGCAATTTCCACAACGAGGAAGTAAAAGACCGCGTACATTCGCCCGACTGGTTAAGTCAGGAACGGGTGGATTATACGCGTTTATTATTCGATCTATTGGCACAATTAGTACCCAAAGAAATTGACGGAGGCATATCCACTTCGCCACTTTCGTATAAATATTGGTTTGCTAATGAAGCGGAAAGGGAAGATGCTAAAAGGAAAAGTTGTCTTCATATGATCGATATCGTAACACATCTGATCGGTTTAAAACAAACAACCGGAAAGAAAATGCACCTCGATATCGAACCGGAACCCGACGGATTACTTGAAAATACCGATGATGTTATTGATTTTTTCCAAAACTACCTCTTAAAAGAAGGCGCGAACGAACTGGTCAAAAAAATAAAATGTAGCGGAGCAGAAGCGCGCAATTATATTCGCGAACACATCCAATTGTGCTATGATGTTTGTCATTTTGCGGTTGCTTTCGAAAAACCGGAAGACGTAATCCGCATCATGGAACTTAACAGGATAAAAATCGGAAAGATACAAATCAGTGCTGCTTTAAAATGCACTATAGCCTCTGCATCAGACAAGGAAGCGCTTTCCGGACGCTTACAACAATTTGACGAACCGATTTATTTGCATCAGGCGGTAATTAGAACAAAATCCGGGGCTTTGCTAAAGTTTCCCGATCTAAAGCAAGGTATCACAAACATGATGGAATGCGATTCCGAAGAACTTCGTACCCATTTTCATGTACCAATATTCCTGTCGGATTATCAAGGCTTACTGTCAACGCAGGAGGACATTATCAAGGCGTTGCAACTTTGGTCGAAAAAACCATATTCGACCCATCTGGAAGTCGAAACCTATACCTGGGACGTATTGCCATCGCAACTGCAAATGCATTTGACCGACGCGATACACCGGGAATTATCATGGGTGCAAATGCAGCTGGAAAAAGAACATTCAACCGTAACAAAAGCAGTAAAAAATGCAGCAAACAGCAGTCATAAACATAGTAGGGCTTACGTCCGGTTTACTCGATAA
- a CDS encoding 3-dehydroquinate synthase, whose translation MYKAQNIRQHFQVDYHYDVVFTRNVFKTDNKELINIIKTENSKIVVVIERDIAVYHPNIINDISDYFELHTVDSSILIVRGGENIKNDDHTIEEILQLIHNNRIDRHSYLIAIGGGAVLDAAGYAAAIAHRGIRLIRVPTTVLSQNDSGVGVKTSINYFGKKNFLGTFSPPYAVINDSCFLETLDDRNWRSGISEAIKVALIKDAAFFNWIAQNTEALNERNMAVMEQLIFRCAQLHIEHIGTAGDPFEKGSSRPLDFGHWAAHKLEYLSGYEVLHGEAVAIGIALDSVYSYKTGRLDEEALQRILTCLTDLGFEIFHTLLSDKTQSEVNPLLYKGLEEFREHLGGELTVMLLKGIGTGEEVHHIEKTILSQAVQYLIKSNVLIQE comes from the coding sequence ATGTATAAAGCCCAAAATATCCGTCAGCATTTTCAGGTAGACTATCATTACGATGTTGTTTTTACCCGTAATGTCTTTAAAACCGACAATAAAGAACTTATAAACATCATTAAAACCGAAAATTCCAAAATAGTGGTGGTGATCGAACGAGATATCGCGGTTTATCATCCCAACATCATTAACGATATATCCGATTATTTTGAATTACATACAGTTGACAGCAGTATCTTGATTGTAAGAGGCGGCGAAAACATTAAAAATGATGATCATACTATTGAAGAAATATTACAACTCATTCACAACAACCGCATCGACAGACATTCCTATTTAATCGCCATTGGAGGAGGCGCCGTACTCGATGCCGCAGGATATGCCGCCGCTATTGCTCACCGCGGGATTCGTTTGATTCGCGTTCCGACAACGGTATTGTCGCAAAACGATTCGGGAGTAGGCGTAAAAACCAGTATTAATTACTTTGGAAAAAAGAACTTTCTGGGAACCTTTTCGCCACCATATGCCGTTATCAACGATTCCTGTTTTTTGGAAACCCTTGACGACAGAAACTGGCGTTCGGGAATTTCAGAAGCGATAAAAGTAGCGTTGATCAAAGATGCTGCTTTTTTTAACTGGATCGCCCAAAATACCGAAGCACTAAACGAACGGAATATGGCGGTTATGGAACAATTGATTTTCCGTTGTGCCCAATTGCATATCGAACATATAGGAACTGCAGGTGATCCGTTTGAAAAAGGCTCGTCACGACCATTGGATTTCGGACACTGGGCTGCGCATAAACTCGAATATTTGTCCGGATACGAAGTGCTTCACGGAGAAGCCGTTGCTATTGGAATAGCACTGGATTCGGTATATTCATACAAAACCGGACGATTGGATGAAGAAGCGTTACAGCGCATTCTGACCTGTTTAACCGATTTAGGCTTTGAAATTTTTCACACTTTATTATCGGATAAAACCCAATCGGAAGTCAATCCGCTATTGTATAAAGGACTTGAAGAATTCAGAGAACATCTGGGAGGAGAACTCACTGTCATGTTGTTAAAAGGTATCGGAACTGGTGAGGAAGTACACCATATCGAAAAAACGATCCTTTCGCAGGCAGTTCAATATCTGATAAAATCGAATGTTCTAATTCAGGAATAA
- the eboC gene encoding UbiA-like protein EboC (EboC, a homolog the polyprenyltransferase UbiA, belongs to system of proteins involved in the trafficking of precursor metabolites to an extracytoplasmic compartment so that the biosynthesis of certain natural products, such as scytonemin, can be completed.) produces MKLYYYLTLMRPANIMTALSDILGGVAISGFLIATDWDTTSWSSVGWLLLATIGLYAGGIVFNDVFDLKEDRVNRPERILPSGKVSVTEASVLGIVLFVMGIVSAFMVSKISGILALIIMVLALTYDKIGKHHSFLGPLNMGLCRGGNLLLGMSIIPENIFRDGYMVIIPVLFIAAITLTGQKEVSGNNKTSILLAMLLDAVVVILFIGISQYGNLNLKIAAPFLVLWYGVNFLAKYKAYKNNQPDWIKKAVKTGVLSLILLNACYIAGFANWNYALPVLILLPLSVLLARKFAVT; encoded by the coding sequence ATGAAATTATATTATTATCTGACGTTAATGCGACCGGCCAATATCATGACGGCTTTATCCGACATTTTGGGCGGCGTAGCGATTTCCGGTTTTCTTATCGCAACCGATTGGGACACAACGTCGTGGAGTAGTGTCGGATGGTTATTGCTTGCTACCATTGGTCTTTATGCCGGAGGAATTGTTTTTAACGACGTTTTCGACCTTAAAGAAGACCGTGTCAATCGTCCGGAAAGAATTTTACCCAGTGGAAAAGTCTCTGTTACAGAAGCATCGGTACTCGGAATTGTACTTTTCGTTATGGGGATTGTATCCGCTTTTATGGTGTCCAAAATCAGTGGCATTTTGGCTCTGATTATTATGGTATTGGCTTTAACCTACGATAAAATCGGGAAACACCATTCGTTTCTGGGACCCTTAAATATGGGACTTTGTCGTGGCGGTAATTTATTACTCGGCATGAGTATCATCCCCGAAAACATATTCCGTGACGGGTATATGGTGATCATCCCGGTATTGTTTATTGCCGCGATAACGTTAACCGGACAAAAAGAAGTAAGCGGCAACAACAAAACATCCATTTTGCTAGCCATGCTTTTGGATGCGGTAGTCGTAATTCTATTTATCGGGATTAGTCAATACGGCAACCTTAATTTAAAAATTGCCGCACCGTTTCTGGTACTTTGGTATGGTGTTAACTTTTTAGCCAAGTACAAAGCCTATAAAAACAACCAACCCGATTGGATCAAAAAAGCCGTAAAAACAGGCGTGTTGTCGCTAATACTACTCAATGCCTGTTATATCGCCGGATTTGCAAACTGGAATTATGCCCTTCCGGTTTTAATCTTATTGCCATTATCCGTTTTACTGGCTCGAAAATTTGCAGTAACCTGA
- a CDS encoding TatD family hydrolase: protein MYFIDPHIHMVSRTTDDYQAMRAAGIVAVIEPAFWLGQPRTEAGSFKDYFSTLIGWERFRASQFGIKHYCTMGLNSKEANNEALAEQVMELLPLFAGKEGVVAIGEIGYDDQTAAEDKYFRLQIELALQFNLPVMVHTPHRDKINGTIRSMDVLEEHGIPPHMVVIDHNNEETVKHVLDRGYWTAFTIYPNTKMGNERMVEIVKKYGSERIIVDSSADWGVSDPLSVPKTAALMLERGIAKEDVHLTCYKNALTAYSQSGQMKEDDWKKEMIVEQSALYDGSGILRGQEAKVVSFSNIVDN from the coding sequence ATGTATTTTATAGACCCACATATTCACATGGTATCCAGAACAACTGATGATTACCAAGCCATGCGCGCCGCCGGAATTGTAGCCGTAATTGAACCTGCTTTTTGGTTGGGACAACCCCGAACCGAAGCCGGATCCTTTAAAGATTATTTCAGTACGCTAATCGGTTGGGAACGTTTCCGTGCTTCCCAATTTGGAATCAAGCATTATTGTACGATGGGACTTAACTCCAAAGAAGCGAATAACGAAGCACTGGCAGAACAGGTAATGGAATTATTACCCTTATTTGCCGGAAAAGAAGGCGTCGTGGCCATTGGCGAAATTGGTTATGATGATCAAACAGCTGCGGAAGACAAATATTTCAGATTACAAATAGAACTGGCGTTGCAGTTTAATCTTCCGGTTATGGTACATACGCCACACCGCGATAAAATCAACGGAACCATCAGAAGTATGGACGTACTCGAAGAACACGGTATTCCGCCTCATATGGTTGTGATTGATCACAACAACGAAGAAACCGTAAAACACGTATTGGACAGAGGCTATTGGACCGCATTTACCATTTATCCGAATACCAAAATGGGGAACGAACGAATGGTTGAAATTGTCAAAAAATACGGCTCCGAAAGAATTATTGTCGACAGTTCAGCCGATTGGGGTGTAAGTGATCCGTTATCCGTACCCAAAACAGCCGCTTTAATGCTGGAAAGAGGTATTGCTAAAGAAGACGTACACCTGACTTGTTATAAAAATGCCTTAACCGCCTATTCGCAAAGTGGACAGATGAAAGAAGACGACTGGAAAAAAGAAATGATCGTAGAGCAGTCGGCTTTGTATGACGGTAGCGGAATCCTGAGAGGACAAGAAGCCAAAGTCGTATCGTTTTCGAATATTGTTGATAATTAA
- a CDS encoding EboA domain-containing protein produces MYKTAEITAHQVLLELLQDSLPEVQRSWFDANIGSKNRDELGNQFISLFSLIPRHITLDLPEYKPETLSRLEKLYPGFAASEWNNQQLSRVFLMVNLPLERNENLLKLIFETADIKELITLYKGLYFLDNAEDFTLRMQEGVRTNMTDVFEAIALHNPYAYLYLPEDAWNQLVLKAVFTARPLFRIYGLDLRANEKLAFMLHGYIHERWSAGRAVTPEIWRGIEGFVDEVIETDLYKVMQTGTPLEQEVAAKVLESNGRGWNEIGADYEALIKNT; encoded by the coding sequence ATGTATAAAACGGCAGAAATTACAGCACACCAGGTACTACTGGAATTGTTGCAGGACAGCTTACCGGAAGTCCAACGCAGCTGGTTCGACGCCAACATAGGTTCTAAAAATAGAGATGAACTGGGAAACCAGTTCATTTCCTTATTTAGTTTGATTCCGCGTCATATCACGCTGGATTTACCGGAATACAAACCGGAAACCCTAAGCCGACTGGAAAAATTGTATCCCGGATTTGCGGCTTCAGAATGGAACAACCAACAATTGAGCCGGGTATTTTTAATGGTTAACCTACCGTTGGAAAGAAATGAAAACCTACTGAAACTGATCTTTGAAACTGCCGATATAAAAGAGCTGATAACCCTTTACAAAGGCTTGTATTTTCTGGATAATGCAGAAGATTTCACCTTGCGGATGCAGGAAGGTGTGCGCACCAATATGACCGATGTTTTCGAAGCCATAGCGCTGCACAACCCGTATGCTTATTTGTATTTACCCGAAGACGCCTGGAACCAGTTGGTTTTAAAAGCCGTTTTTACCGCACGACCCTTATTCCGTATTTATGGTTTGGATTTGCGGGCCAACGAAAAACTGGCTTTTATGCTCCACGGATACATCCACGAACGCTGGTCGGCGGGAAGAGCCGTAACCCCGGAAATATGGAGAGGAATTGAAGGTTTTGTCGATGAAGTAATCGAAACCGATCTGTATAAAGTCATGCAAACCGGCACGCCGCTCGAACAAGAAGTGGCCGCCAAAGTTTTGGAGTCCAACGGCAGAGGTTGGAACGAAATAGGAGCCGATTATGAGGCGCTGATCAAAAACACATAA